The Aspergillus flavus chromosome 2, complete sequence region CTTCACCCAGCGATCTCCATAAGTGCTGAACCTCTTAGGGTCATACACGTACATCTTGATAAGGTATTCATAGAAAGAGTCGTCGCCTCCATTCCAGCTCACCTGTCCGTCGGCGAAAGCTCCGTTTGAGATGTTGATATGGCTTCCGACCAATCCTTCAAACGGCTCTGCACTCTTTGGTGAGGGGTTTAGCAGATAATCCTCTGCCTTCTGGCTGAGCTGAGCATACTCCGTATCACCAGTCAGGTCTGAGAGCCGGGTCCATTCGAGAACCAATGTACCCGTCACGGCCAATCCGTTGGTTGTTGCACCGTCATTTCCGTGTGAAGtaatgttgatgttgttgtagGGGATTCCACTGGGAGTATCGAAAGCAAACTTGAGGACGTCCGCCAGGTTTTGCGACTGATCCAAAAGGGTCTTAACCTTCGCTTGGTCCTTGACGAGGTTCGAGGCCGGACCCTTCAACAGGTCATAGCCAGACAGCATGCCACCCAGGTACCGGATCGTCGTCTCAAACAGGCTCACTTGATCATCGGTTTTCGAGTAGTCAATTGTGGCAATATGATCCAAGATCTGGTTGACGATGGTTTCATTACCCATAATGACGGCCGTCGATAGTGCATCCACGGCGGACGCACCCCAGCCGTTCCGCGAATCGCCGACACCGTTCGAGATGGGGTGGAGCTCATCATGTGGGTAAGCATATTGCATGTAACCATCCCAAGCATGTACGAAAGCTTCCTTCACGGCATTTGCACGGGATTCGCTGGAGTTACTCCGTGCAACGCGCTGTTCAAACTTGAACTGAGGATATGCTAGAGAAGGAGTGACAAGGCTCAAAGCCGTGAGAGGCAATGAGAGCGATGAAAAATGCATTATGAAAGTAAAAAAACTATAGGGATTGTAGATTATTAAGAATTATCTCCGTATGGATAAAAGGAATGACAGCCTAATCAGGTAGGCGGACTTTTCTAGAGATATATACTTTATGTATGGTCGAATTGACAAAAGAGTGTAATCACTTCGACATGGGAACGAATGTAAAAGAGTGACAAGGAGGGTgtgtgaagaggaagaaaggaggagagaaggagaggagttCCTGTGTCGCGTGGAGAGGCGAATGATcatatttttaaattacaGATTGGTATGGAGAATCAGCCGACCCTTTTGGGTAAGTCATGGGTGCGATCATCCCTCATTTGCCGTAACTACTACTTTTGGCCGCCAAATCAACAGGTTAGAGTTCCAGGACTATGTTCGGTTACAGGAACCATCGCCTGTTCGGGCGAACTAAACCAGATCGATCCAGGTCCGTGCCGATCCGGGGTCCATGATTGGATCAATCGCGTGGATGTTATGCAGGGGAAATACTCTCAATTGTGGCCGAAAGAATGCAGAGACTAAGGAGTTATTTTCACTGAATATAATGAAGATGGTTCTACGAAGTATGTAGTACTTCATTAAAGGCTACTCTGTGTATAAATCGATCGacttatatattaatccTATCACCCTTTGTTCTTCAATACTACTGTACCTGAGGTATCATCTGTTCGAGTCACGCTCCACCGACGGCAGGTGACTCGTACCTGAGGAATCAGGCAGCACATCATTCCTGAAGTCCAGACGGCCAAGATTAAACTGCGGGGTCACTCGACAATTAAGATCGAGATGCTTCAAGTCACATCGGTACGGAATATATGTGGTGACATGAATTAGTATACTACTGTGTATCCGTATGGACTAGTACCTTCATGGTACGATCCTAGTGGATATATCCGAGTGCCTGTGGAGATTCGACCCGCTCGGTTTATAAATACTTCATCCTCCGGTTAGCTTCTCCGTATAACACCCTTTATCAATATCTGTGAGTTGCTAATGATACTATCAGTTATTTAACAATTAAAAGATTCGGATGGCAGTATATCACGGGGTTTCAAGATGCTCTCTGGTTATAGTCGTCCGAAATCCAGCGATTTATCATCTGAAAGGCGGGCGTGACACACATCCGACGGTCGCGCGACTAGTTGACTAGTGTGGAAGGTCCCCTACACTCCAAGAATCTCAATGAGGTCAATGCGCCCATCAACGGATGCACAGGGCTCAAAATAATACTTGCCGAGTCCGGTCCCTCATTTATGGAGTCGGTTCGAATTATGGCTCTCGCGAAAATTGGACAAAAGAAGCATATCACCTGGATGACTTATGAGCGCTTGGAAAACCTTTGGTCCAAACCGCGTCACTTGAAGAGCATGGCCCTTTCGAGGACATATGGAGAAgataagagaaagaagagtcCAGAATAAT contains the following coding sequences:
- a CDS encoding putative mannosyl-oligosaccharide alpha-1,2-mannosidase 1B (Mannosyl-oligosaccharide alpha-1,2-mannosidase 1B), yielding MHFSSLSLPLTALSLVTPSLAYPQFKFEQRVARSNSSESRANAVKEAFVHAWDGYMQYAYPHDELHPISNGVGDSRNGWGASAVDALSTAVIMGNETIVNQILDHIATIDYSKTDDQVSLFETTIRYLGGMLSGYDLLKGPASNLVKDQAKVKTLLDQSQNLADVLKFAFDTPSGIPYNNINITSHGNDGATTNGLAVTGTLVLEWTRLSDLTGDTEYAQLSQKAEDYLLNPSPKSAEPFEGLVGSHINISNGAFADGQVSWNGGDDSFYEYLIKMYVYDPKRFSTYGDRWVKAAESSIKHLASHPEKRPDLTFLASYNDGQYGLSSQHLTCFDGGSFLLGGTVLDRDDFIQFGLDLVKGCHETYNQTLTGIGPESFGWDPKNVPSDQKELYERAGFYISSGAYILRPEVIESFYYAWRITGQEIYREWVWNAFVNINKYCRTDSGFAGLTNVNAANGGGRYDNQESFLFAEVLKYVYLTFAPDNEWQVQRGKGNKFVYNTEAHPVRVAA